One Methanobacteriaceae archaeon genomic window, TAACACCAATAACTTTTTTGCTTGGGAATAGAGTTACAACACTCATTCCATCATCAACATCAATGTTAATAAATCTTGGATGTTTACCATATTCAGTTTTAATTTTAATTATTTTATCATTTTCAATAAGTTCAGCATGTTCAAATTCATCACTTATATCGGTAGAATACCAATGTTGAGGAAGTTTAACTCTAATATCTAACATATCTAATAACTCTTTAACATGCATTTAAATCACCATATTTAATCAAACTAAAAAATGAATTTTGTTTTTATCAATATCTCCAATATTATGAGGCTCCGGAATATCATCAGAATGACCAATAGCCAAAATGCCGACAATTCTATAATGAGAGTCGACTTTTAGGATATCACGTACAATTTCTTCTGAATTTTTACCATCACGATTTCTCAAATGGACCTGAACCCAACAGCTTCCCAAATCCAATTCTGTTGCCATTAGATGCATATATGTTAGTGCAATAGATGAATCTTCACACCATGTATCAGCAATCATTGTATCTGCTAGAACAACAATAGCTTTATTTGCATTTGCAATCAAATCAGCACCATGATCTTTGCATTTGGAAAGTTCTTCTAAAGTTTCTTTGCGATTGACAACCATAAAGTTACACGGCTTTCTGTTCATGCTTGTTGGAGCAAGAAGTGCTGCTTGTAATATTTTACCAAGCTCTTCTTTTGTAACAGGCTCGTCAGTAAATGTCCTTGTACTTCTTCTTTTAAGCATGGTGTCAATTAACCTCATAATTTAAAGTTTGTATTTCACATATAAAAAATATTTGATATAATTTTAGAAAAAATACTGGCGAAATATGTAAACATTTAATAGAAATATCATACATACATTATTACATTAGGTGAATTTTAATGGATTTAATAGTAGCAAAATTTGGTGGTACCTCTGTTGGAAATGGAGGAAGAATTAAAAAAGCTGCCGAATCAATAGCAAAAGAATATAAAAAAGGAAAACAAGTAGTTGTTGTTGTATCTGCAGTCAACAAAACAACAGATGACTTAATAAAGCTCGCTGATGATGCAATTACTTGTAACCTCACGGACAGACAACATGCTGAAATTGTTGGTATGGGTGAGAGAACCTGCGTTAGATTATTCTCTGCTACTTTAGAATCATTAGGAGTCAAATCAACATATATTGACCCATATTCAGATTTATGGCCAATTATTACCGATTCCAACTACCTTGAAGCAAAAATTGATTTTGATAAGACAAATGAAAAAGTAAATAAACTTAGAAACTTATTAGATCAAGGAATTGTTCCTGTTGTATGTGGATTTCTTGGAAAATCAGGCAATCACATGACCACATTAGGTCGTGGAGGAAGTGACATTACTGCATTTTTAATTGGAGAATGTTTAAATGCAAATGAAGTAATCATTGTAACTGATGTTGATGGAGTTTTATCAACTGATCCAAGAAAAATATCTGATGCAAAGCTTCTTGAAAGCATTACTGTTGATGAGATGAAAACTCTTGCAACACACGGAGCTCAGGTATTGCATCCTAATGCACTTGACTATAAACATCCAAAAATTGATGCTAAGATTATTAACTTTGAGCACGGTGATTTAAGTTCAAAAGGAACCAAAATTATTGGACCTAAAGACTACAAACCAATTGATTTGTATGAAAATCCTGTTGCATCAATAACAATTGTTGGAAAAAGTTTATTAAACAAAGTCGGAATTGTATCCACACTTTCAAATATTCTTTTGGAAAATGGAATCAATCTCTTTAAGATGAATCCTCACCATAACTCAATTACTGTTTTTATTGACAGTAAAGATGCAAATAAAGCATATGAGTTATACCACGATCATGTTATTGAAAATGAAGATTTAAGCTCAATTTCACGTGATAAGGATACTGCAATGTTTAGTATAACAACTCCTGAAATCAATGAAATTACTTTGACACATCTTTTAGTTGAAAATGACATTGAACCTGTCTTAATCAACTATACTAAAACTGAAATTTTATTATTTGTTGAGTGGGAATTCAAGTACGAAGTTTCCAAATTACTCAACACTTACAAAAATTAATTAATTGATGTAGATTACACAATTCTAAAAACTAATTTTTAAAATTTACATCAATATTCTTAACTTTTTAATTCAAATTCTTGAAGAAATAATCTTAAGTTTCATTTTAATTAACCGAAGAATTGATTTAATTAAATGAGAACTCATAGCAAAAAATAAGATAATCTATTTTTTAAAATTTCAAACAAAAAAAGACAGAATTATAAAAAGTTCTATAATGTTGCAGTTTGCAACAATATAGACTTGTACAAAAATTCAAAGTGCGGCAGGCACTTTGAATGGCATTTTTCACGACTTATTATTAGCCATCATTATTTATTAATTTTCTATAATATAAATTAAATGGTTTTGTTCTGAAGGTTTATGAAACCTATAATTTAAAACCAGTACCTACAAACTGAGCAACATCACGACCGACATCATCACTGACATCTACAATAATAATAGAGGATGTTCTTCCGTTTTTACGACAATAAGCCTCAGCAGTTAGTTTATTTCCTTTAGGTGCAGACAAATAATTAATGCTTACTTGTTGAGCAACAGTCGGTTGATGGAGCTGATTAGATAAAACAGCAAATGCAAAATCAGACAATGTGAAGATTACACCACCCATAACACCACCATAAGCATTTTTATGAATATCAGTTATCTCTAGAGAACAAATAGCTTTATCTTCGGTTAATTCATCTAGAGTAACACCAGTTTCAACTGCAAATTTATCCTTATAAAAAAATTCTCTTGCTTCTTCCAATGAATTAAAATTAGCCATAAAACTACCTCAATTTATAAATTAGTAATAGTATTAAATAAAGTATTGCCCAAATATTAACTAAGGAGAAATATTATGTCCAAATTAACATTTAAAATAGCTGAAAGAACAGATTCAAAATTAATTTTAGAATACATTAAAAAGCTTGCAGATTATGAAAAAAGATCAGATGAAGTAATTGCAACCGAAGAGTCTATTGAAAAATGGGTATTTGATGAAAAACAAGCAGAAGTAATATTTGCTCTTGAAGATGATATTCCAATTGGATTTGCATTATATTTCTTAAGTTTTTCAACATATCTCGGTAATGTAAATATGCATTTGGAAGACTTATTTATCGATCCAGAATACCGTGGAAACGGATACGGAAAAGCATTACTCAAAGAACTTGCAAAAATAGTGCTTGAGAGAGGTTACGGTCGTTTTGAATGGACCTGTCTTTCATGGAACCAACCAAGTATTGATTTTTATGAATCAATCGGAGCTAAACAAAAAGACTGGAATGTATTCCACTTTACCGGTGATGAACTTAGAAATTTTGTAGATGAATAAACCCATTTACTTTCTTTTTTTAAACAATTTAATAAAATAAAAAGATATTTAAATCCAGATTAATAAAATTGTTAAGTGAAAGATAATTCTTTCATGAAGAGATAAAATGTGATTTAAATATCTGAAAAATACCCAGATTTTATAACATATCCTAGACAGTTAAAAGGATACACATGGTATAAACCATTATTAACCATAATCCTTGCAGGAATCTTAACTAGTGTCCTTTACAATGATTCTTGTCATTGTTGTTTCAGGAGGAAGCACTTCTGCAATGGCAATGTTAAACGGAGGATATGATGGATTAAACACATACTCTTTCAGAGGTCTTGTATCATTGGCATGTACTGGAATGTTAGTACCTGCAACATTAATAGCTGCAAGACTTGTTGGAGGAAGACCAATTTCTTCATACTTACATTCTAGAGAAAGCTGGAACTGGAAATTGTTTATTTATCCATTGATAATAACAGTATTAGTTCTTATAATCCCGTCAATATATCTTATATACACACATAAGTTAACATTTGACAATCATTTTACAATTGTAACATTATTACTTACTTTGATTCTTGCACCACTACAAACCTGTGGTGAAGAACTCTTATACCGTGGAGTAATAATGCAGACCTTAGGATCCTGGTTTAAAATACCAATTTTAGCAATTATCATACAATCATTGCTTTTCGTAGTTATACACCCATATAACTTAATTGGAATGGTTGACATCTTATTCTATGCTCTTTTCTATGGTATTGTTTCCTGGAAAACAAAAGGTCTTGAAGCTTCAATGGCTATGCACACAGCAAATAACACTTTCTTATTTATCTTGCTTGGTGTAGGATTAAACTTCTTTGGAAAAGATACAAGTATGGAAATTTTCTTATTAAATGCAATATTTACTGGAATTATTACAGTAATTGTATTGTTCTTAAATAAGAAATATAACTGGTCAGAAAATTAAATAAAAGGAAAATATTTACTTTCCCAATTCTTTTTTTATTGAAAGAAACATGTTTTAAAAAATATTACAGGAGAAAACAATAATGGAACACCCAAGGATTTTACATGTTATCTTCAGCAACAATGCTAGAAAGTTTCAGTTATTTTGTATTCGCAGTGATACTAGTACTTTATATGACTGATGTATTGCATTTTACAGATTCATTTTCAACATATTTCTTTGGAATAGCTTATGGTATGACTTATTTATTCCAAATAGTTGGAGGATATCTAAGTGACAGATATTTAGGAAACAGAAAAGTAGTATTGATCGGAATAATTTTAATAGCAATTGCACAGTTGATTTTTACATATGATGCAAGTCCATATCACATATCAGCAAATATGGCAAATCATTCCACATTTTTATACACAAATCAAGAAATATTATTCCTCATTGCAGTAATTGTAATGTCAATTGGAGTGAGCTTTTTTACAGTAAGTATAACTTCATTTATTAGTTTATTTTACAAAGAAGACTCAAAACTTGTTGATTCAGCATTTTCAATATTCTACTTATTCAGAAATATTGGAGGATTTCTTGCACCAGTAGTTGTAAGCAGTGTTGTAGGTATTCACGACCCTAAATTATATCAGTATGGATTTTTATATGGCTTTATTGCAATAATCGCATGTTTAATTCTATTTTTAGCATTTAAAAACAAAACTTTTGTATCTGTTGATGGAAAACCACTTGGAGTTACACCATAATTTAAACTTCAAAAAGAAAATAAGCAAAAAAGTAGTGCTAAATTAAGCAAATCAGAAATCAGTAATTTAAAAGCAATTGCGTTAATATTAATGGCAGTTATTGTATTTTTAATGTTCAGCCAACAGATATTTACAACAATTATTCTTTTTGCAAAACAGCACGTAAACAATATACTTCCAATTATTAATTCACAAATATCCCATTCACTTTATGTATCTATAAATCCACTGTTTATCATAATCCTTACTCCAATTTATCTTAAATTATTCCATAAACTCAGTGAAAAGAATATGGCAGTTAATACATATACAAAAATAGGAATAGGATTGTTATTAACAGGAATTGCATTTTTAGTTCTATTTATTGCAACACATGATTTAAATGCAAATACAAAAATAAACATGGTTTGAATCATATTATTCAGTTTCTTTTTAGATAACGCAGAACTACTTATAATACCAGTTTCTTTAAGTTTAACTTCGAAATTAGCACCAAAAAAATATGCTTCATCAATAATGGGGATATTTTATGTTTCATTCAGTATTGCTTCAATAATTGGATGAGTTCTAGCATCAGCATTCCCGAATAATAGTGCAACAATGCTACTCAATACAATTCCAATTGCAAATATTCAAACATATTTCATGATATTTGCAATAATAGGGCTTCTTTGTGGAGCGTTATGGTTATTATTTAGAAAGAAAATTGAAAACCTTACCACAATATAATAATGGTTAAAGTCAGTGAAACTGGCTTTACAACCATTTCACCATTATAAAACTAAAAAAGAGCTATTCTAAATCAAATAGCTTATCTTCATAGTTTTCAACAAAATATCTTAAATTTTTTCTACCCCTTACAGTAAAAGTGTGGCCTTCTTTTTCAAGCATTTCTTTTTGATATTCTATTCCACCAGGAAACTTCGGATTTAATTCCCCATCTTTTTTAAGAGTTCTCCAGAAAGCTATTTTATTATCATCACGCTCTTCACTAGCTTTTGATGCTAATGATATAAATATTCCTGCGGTAAGTGGGCAAGTAAATTCTGCATTATACTTTTTAGCCAAGTATTCTCTTATTTCAACCATTGTAATTACTTTTCCTTCAGGAATTTTAGACATGATTTCATGATATTCAATTGGTGGTGCAAGAAGCATGTTTTCTCCACCATAACGTTTAATAGACTTTTCATCTTCAATTTTGATTACTTTTGGCATGTCCTTTGAATCATGCAATTTCTCATTAAAACTTTTAAGTGCAATAGTTTTAAATTTCACTTCAAAAGTATAAAATATTATTCTAATAATTGGAATAATGTTAAAAAAAGTAGTTTTAATTGAATGAAGATTATCTTGTTAATTGATAAGATTAAAAATTAGTGTATTTAAGAGGGTGAGAGAAAGATTTTCCCATCACAAAATGTGATGGAGAATTTATCTTCTCAATGATGTTTTCTCTATTTAATTTAAATATGGCTGAATCTATACGATTCCTTGAGCATTCATTGCGTCAACAACTTTTTTGAATCCAGCAATGTTTGCTCCTGCAACATAGTTTTTCTCCATGTCGTATTCTTTAGCAGCTGCGTCAACATTTGCAAAGATGTCTTCCATAATACCTTTGAGTTTTGCGTCAACTTCTTCAAAGGTCCAGGATAATCTTTGGGAGTTTTGAGACATTTCTAATGCGGAAGTAGCTACTCCACCAGCATTGGATGCTTTACCTGGTGCGAATAATACGCCATTTTCTTGTAAGTATTCAGTAGCTTCAATAGTGGTTGGCATGTTTGCTCCTTCAGCAACAGCAGTAACACCATTTTCAACTAAGATTTTTGCATCTTCTAAGAGTAATTCGTTTTGAGTAGCACATGGTAATGCGATGTCACATTTAATGGTCCATACACCTTTACCTTCGTGGTATTCTGCGCTTTCTCTTGCTTCTGCGTATGCAGTTAATCTTTCACGTCTTACTTCTTTTACTTCTTTGAGTAATTCTACATCGATTCCTTCTGGGTCGTAAATCCAACCGGTAGAATCGGAACAGGTTACTGGTTTACCGCCTAATTGTTGAGCTTTTTCAATAGCGTAAATTGCTACGTTTCCAGCTCCGGAAACTGCGATAGTTTTACCAGCAAGATCAATGTCATTTGCTTTTAACATAGCGTTAGTGAAGTATAATAATCCATAACCAGTAGCTTCAGTTCTTGCAAGGGAACCACCGAAGGTTAATCCTTTACCAGTTAATACTCCTTCGTATAAGTTTGTGAGTCTTTTGTATTGACCGAATAAGTATCCTACTTCACGAGCACCTACACCGATATCTCCAGCAGGTACATCAGTGTCAGCACCAATGTGTTTTGCTAATTCAGTCATGAAACTTTGACAGAAAGCCATAACTTCTCTATCAGATTTTCCTTTAGGATCAAAGTCAGATCCACCTTTTCCTCCACCAATTGGAAGTCCGGTTAAGGAGTTTTTGAAGATTTGTTCGAAACCTAAGAATTTAATAATACCAACGTTTACAGAAGGGTGGAAACGTAATCCGCCTTTATAAGGTCCAATAGCACTGTTGAATTGTACACGGTATCCAGTGTTTACTTGTACTTGTCCGTTGTCATCTACCCAAGGAACACGGAACTTGATTTGTCTTTCTGGGTTAGCTAATCTTTCAAGAAGTGCATTTTTTCTGTATTCGTCTTCATTTTCTTCAATTACAACTCTTAAAGATTCCATTACTTCACATAAAGCTTGGTGAAATTCTGGTTCTCCAGGGTTTTGTTCAATAATAGTTTCAATTACTTCATCTACGTATGACATAAATTATTCCTCCAAAATTAAATTTCTAATTTATTTGAGAATATTATTAAATTAAATTTTTTTGCTGACTTTGCAGCAGATTTAACAATATAATTAATTATATGGATGTTCTCATATTTAAATATTATTCAATTTTTAGTAAAATATTAAATCAAATCCCATATATTTTAATAATTATATTAAACAATGTACAATAAAATATAACAAATAATAATTAATTGAACATAACTTTTAAGATAAAAATTTAAAATGTCTAACTAAAATAATCAAAAAATGGACAAAGTCGGAAAATCATTGCCAACCAACAAATTCCGAAGTCATGAAAAATACAAAAACCACATTTTCAAACTAAAAAATCATGAAAATCCGAACAATATATAACAGTATTTTTAAAAAAAATAAACAAAAATATATAGAAAATAAAAAAGCACATTGCTTTATATACCATTATCGACAATATACAATATATCATACACTGAAAATTAAATTTTAGTGTACAAACTAGCAAGGTGATTTAATGAACGGGGACAAAGTAACAAAAACACAATATGATAAATTAAAAAACAGCTATCTTGCAAAAAACAGAACACTACACTCATTGTATGTAGAAATTAACGAGGAAACACCAGTAAACCAACAGTTATTTTTTAAATTAATCAACAAGATCCGCCAAGAAGAAGGATTAAGTGATTATTATACAATAGATAAAAAGAAAAAAAGAGAAGCAATATTATAGAAAAATTTGGAATTTATTCCAAAATTCTATAATTAGTATTCAACATAATATCTTAAAACAGCAGCAATACCACCAAATGCTCTGAAAAGTTGCATACCTTCTTCAGTTTCAGTGGAAATGAATTCTACAACAGTATTCATTTCTTCTGCTTTTTCAACAAATTCATCAGCTAAATCTTTAGACGCTACTTCTTTAAAAGTATCATTACAGTTAGGACATTTTTCATCGAATTTATCTGCTTCAGCCTGAGTTTTAACAGTTGCTTCAATTTGAGTACCACAGTTGGTACATTCAAATGTTTTACGCATGCTGGATAAATCTTCAGAGATAAGTAAAGTGTCTACAGCACCCATAATCAAGTTAGTTCTAACCTGATTTTCACCGTAGGAACATAATCCTTTGTCTTTGGTTAATTCTTTTAAGAATCTTTGAACTTGTTTTTTCTCATGCATTACATCTAAGTTATCTAAGATGTCTGCAGATTTATCAATAACTTCACGAATACCCGGTTCTCCAGTATATGAAGTATCTACTGTTGCAATTATTTTGTCTTTAAGTTCATATTGGAGGTAATCTCCTTGAATGAATTCTTCTTTGGTAAAACCAGGTCCACCAACAATAATTCCTTTTAAATCATCTTTGAGATCTAAAAAGTCATCATTCATATGTTCTCCAACACGTTTTTTAAACTCGTGAGCAGCAAGGTCAATTACACGGTCAAACCTTCTTTGTGATTGTCCCCCAGCCTTGTGCTTACCTGGAACACCACTGGTCAAGTGAGATAAAATATTAACTTTTTTACCTTTTAATGTAGCAATAGTAGCTTCTTTTCTGTCAACTACTGCAAGACCGTAGGTATCTCTTTCTTCAATGATTTCTTCTAAAGGTTCAACGAAAAATTCGTTGTTACATTTATACCAGTAGGTTGTAATTGGTTCAGGTGGTTCTAAAACGAATTTTTCCATCTTTTCAGTACCCGGACCACCTTTAGGAATCATACCTACAAATAAAACTAAACCATTTGCAGGAGGTTGTTTGTATAAACGTATGCTTTGTAAGATTACTTCAATTGCAGATTGTACATTTTTTCTTGTTTGTTTACTCTTAATGTTAGCACTTTGTCCGAGTTCATCTCTCATGTGCTTACCAACATCACTTAATTGTTTATCAGGCGGAATGTAAACGGAAACAAGCTCTGTACCTCTACCTCTTTTTCCAGATAATTCTTTTAAAGTTTTTTTGAATTCATATAATTCTTTTGATGATACTTCAGCCATGTTATCCCTTATAATAATTAAATCAGTATAATAGTATAAATTATCTTTTTTTATATATAAATAATTAATGAAAAAATAGCCTAATTTTGACTAAATCACCAAAAACAATAATATATAATTAAAAGAAATAAGAATGTAATGAAATGGAAAATTGGTAATGTTAAAATAGCAAATCAGATAGTTCTAGCCCCAATGGCAGGAATATGTGACCATGCATTCAGAAGTATAATTAAAACCATGGGTTGTGGTTTAATTGAAACTGAAATGGTTTCAGACAAAGCAATAATGTACAATAACTTCAAAACCCAAGAAATGCTATTTATGAAAGATGAGGAAAGACCTATTTCACAGCAAATCTTTGGCTGCGGCACAGAATCATTTAAAGTAGCTTCACAATACATTTATGAAAATATGAAACCTGACATTATCGATATCAATATGGGATGTCCTGTTAAAAAAGTAGCTATTAAATCAAAGGCAGGAAGTGCTCTTTTAAAAGATCCAGACAAAGCAAGAAAGATTGTTGAGACTGTTGTAGATACAGTTCCAATACCAGTTACTGCTAAAATTAGAAGTGGATGGGATGAAAGTAGCATTAATGCAGTTGAAATGGCTAAATTAATAGAAGATGCAGGTGCATCAGCAATTACTGTTCATCCACGTACCCGCCATCAAAGATATGATGTTCCAGCAGACTGGTCTTTAATCAAAGAAGTTAAAGATAGTGTTTCAATCCCAGTTATTGGAAATGGAGATGTTCGCTCCTGCTATGATGCTAAAAGAATGCTTGATGAAACTGGCTGTGATGCGGTAATGATTGGAAGAGCAACTCTTGGAAATCCATGGCTTATAAAACAATGTATTGACTATATTGACCATAATATTGAGCCTGAGAGAATTTCAGTTGAAGAAAAAATAAAAATGGCAAAAAGACATGCAGATATTCTTGAAAAGACACTGCCTGAAAAATTAGCAATTTCAAGAATGAGAACCCAGACTGCATATTATATGAAAGGAATGTATAGAACTGTTGATATAAAGCCAAGATTATTCAAAATGAACACAAAAGAAGAAATATTTGATTTATTGGATGAATATTTATCAACCCATAAAGATGATTTTGTAAGAATGTTCTAATTAAAAAACTTTATAAGACATTATAAGTTAATTATTAAAGTAAGTGATAGTATGGTTTTAAGAAGATGCCCACAATGTGGTTCAACAAGTGACGACCAATATGGTTTTTGTATTAAATGTGGTTATGAATTTCCAAAAATAGACCCAACAAAAAAACAATGTCCGTTATGTGGAGTAGAAAATCCTGACGAAGCAGAATTTTGTGTTAAATGTGGAACACCATTAGTATTGAATAATTTTAATGCTCAAGGAAAAATAAATCCAATTATAATTAATAAAAATGCTGGAGCACCTGTTTCAGCACCAGCCCAAGGAAAATGGACTAGATTGATTATCATATTTGGATATGTTTTCTCAATTTTAGGTGGTCTTATAGGATTAATCCTTGCACTTTATTTAGTTACAAGAAAAGACCCAAGCCTAAGAAAACACGGAATTATCCAGCTTGCAATATTCGGATTCTATGTTGTAGTAATTGCTGCACTATACGCAAGTGGAATGATACCGCCTGAATTAATAACTAACTATACTCAACTACTCGCTGGAAACTTTACCCGCTAAAGGTAAATACATAACAATAGCACCATCACCATTTGAATAATACTTAGGAACAACCCTATCCTGTTTAAAATTAAATTTTTTGTAAAATTCAATAGCTCCAGTATTGTTTTCATTAACTTCAAGAAAAATTGTATCTAAATTAAGTAAGGACAATATTGAGATCGCCTTAACCAAAAGCTGGGTTCCAGCTCCCAAACGTCTGTATTTTTCATCAACAGCTATTGAAATAATATGTCCGTTAAACTCATATTTAACCCAAAACATTACATAACCAATTACATACCCTTCATGTTCAGCTACTAGAAATCCTATACCCATTTCATATAACTGCTGAAACATTTTCATCCCGTATGATTGGTCAAAAGATGAATTTTCTATTTCAAAAACTCTTTTTAAATCATTTGGATTAAATTTTCGTATAATCATAATCAATAACTATAAAAAACAATGTATTTAATACTTTGGTTATATTAATATTCTATTGAGGATTAAATTATGTGGCAAGATTTTGGAGATTATATTTTAAGTCAAGCTGGAGATAAACCAGTCAAAATTGCAGAAATAGGTGTTGGAAAGTTTGATCAGATTTCAAACCTTTTATCTGAAAAGGAAAATGTAACAATAATAAAAACAGACATCATTCCTAAAGATGAAAGTGTAATAAAAGACGATGTTACAAACCCAAATTTAGAATTATATGATAGTGTAAGCATTATCTATTCAATCAGACCTCCAAGTGAGCTTCAGCCCCACATAATAAATCTTGCACAAAAAATCAATGCACAGCTAATCATAAAGCCACTTACAAATGAAGATTTGAATACTGGCAGAGTAAAAATGAAATTAAAGAATCATAAAAAAGCTAGTTTTTATATTCTAAAATAATAAAAAACTTACAACTCATGTAGATTAAACAATATAAATCAAATTATTTCAAATAAATATACAATATAAATGATTTTAGAATGAATTAAATATATGAGTTTAATACAAAGTGCAATAATTTTTAATGATAAAACAAAGAATTTTATATTTAGAAAATCCCTGAAAAGTGATAAAATGAAAATCCTGTTACTTGGCGGTACAAAAGACTCCATCAACATCATAGAGTTTATCAAAAAAAACTATGATGCATACATTCTAACAACAACCACAACCGAATACGGAGCAAAACTTGCAAATGAAGGTGGAAGTGATGCTACAATTGCACGCCCAATTCCAAAAGATGAGTTAATTGAAATAATAAAAAATGAAAACATTGATTTACTTATTGATGCAACCCATCCATTTGCAAAACACATAACTCAAACCAGCACAAGTATTGCAAAAGAGTTAAAATTACATTATATGCGCTTTGAAAGACCTACCACCAACTTAGAAAACATTGATACAAGTAACGTGCATTATGTAAATTCATTTGAAGATGCAGGAAAACTAATTGCAAAAGAGTATAGCAAAGGAAATGTATTACATTTTGCAGGAGCAAACACCATGGAAGACATTCTAAAAAATGTTTCTACAGACAGATTCTACCCAAGAATTTTAAAAGTGGAAAAATCTATTGAAAAATGCAAACAGTTAAATGTAAATCCTAATCACATAATTCCAA contains:
- the dusB gene encoding tRNA dihydrouridine synthase DusB, which encodes MKWKIGNVKIANQIVLAPMAGICDHAFRSIIKTMGCGLIETEMVSDKAIMYNNFKTQEMLFMKDEERPISQQIFGCGTESFKVASQYIYENMKPDIIDINMGCPVKKVAIKSKAGSALLKDPDKARKIVETVVDTVPIPVTAKIRSGWDESSINAVEMAKLIEDAGASAITVHPRTRHQRYDVPADWSLIKEVKDSVSIPVIGNGDVRSCYDAKRMLDETGCDAVMIGRATLGNPWLIKQCIDYIDHNIEPERISVEEKIKMAKRHADILEKTLPEKLAISRMRTQTAYYMKGMYRTVDIKPRLFKMNTKEEIFDLLDEYLSTHKDDFVRMF
- a CDS encoding zinc ribbon domain-containing protein — protein: MVLRRCPQCGSTSDDQYGFCIKCGYEFPKIDPTKKQCPLCGVENPDEAEFCVKCGTPLVLNNFNAQGKINPIIINKNAGAPVSAPAQGKWTRLIIIFGYVFSILGGLIGLILALYLVTRKDPSLRKHGIIQLAIFGFYVVVIAALYASGMIPPELITNYTQLLAGNFTR
- the rimI gene encoding ribosomal protein S18-alanine N-acetyltransferase, producing MIIRKFNPNDLKRVFEIENSSFDQSYGMKMFQQLYEMGIGFLVAEHEGYVIGYVMFWVKYEFNGHIISIAVDEKYRRLGAGTQLLVKAISILSLLNLDTIFLEVNENNTGAIEFYKKFNFKQDRVVPKYYSNGDGAIVMYLPLAGKVSSE
- a CDS encoding UPF0146 family protein — translated: MWQDFGDYILSQAGDKPVKIAEIGVGKFDQISNLLSEKENVTIIKTDIIPKDESVIKDDVTNPNLELYDSVSIIYSIRPPSELQPHIINLAQKINAQLIIKPLTNEDLNTGRVKMKLKNHKKASFYILK
- the cobK gene encoding precorrin-6A reductase, translated to MKILLLGGTKDSINIIEFIKKNYDAYILTTTTTEYGAKLANEGGSDATIARPIPKDELIEIIKNENIDLLIDATHPFAKHITQTSTSIAKELKLHYMRFERPTTNLENIDTSNVHYVNSFEDAGKLIAKEYSKGNVLHFAGANTMEDILKNVSTDRFYPRILKVEKSIEKCKQLNVNPNHIIPMNGAASTQENIDLIEKYDAKVMITKESGEIGGVINKIEAANAKDIAIVMIQRPQIEGLNKNDIVSNLDELDAKLKNFF